One segment of Ficedula albicollis isolate OC2 chromosome 2, FicAlb1.5, whole genome shotgun sequence DNA contains the following:
- the CHPF2 gene encoding chondroitin sulfate glucuronyltransferase isoform X2 produces the protein MYFLYRTRYIQTELGFHERLFVAVLTSKATLNTLAVAVNKTVAHHFPRLLYFTGLRSAKVPHGMVLVAHGDERPIWLMYETMNYIHQHFGSDYDWFYIMQDDTYAQAEQVKALVTHLSINQDVYLGRAEEFIGGDEQARYCHGGFGYLLSRSLLLKLHPHLDSCRNEILSVRPDEWLGRCIIDFLGVTCVSQLQGQHYHTYELAKNTEPEKEEEEEFQAALAVHPVSDMTLMYRLHKQFSRIQLDRVYQEIEDLQMQIRNLTALTPAGEAGVTWPVGINAPFLPKSRFEVISWDYFTEQHLFSCPDGSPKCELSGASKADISEIIESAVEQLNRLYQPLLRFSKRQLLNGYRRFDPTRGMEYTLDLLLEAATQKGHSHVLAKRVSLLRPLSKVEIIPMPYVTEATRVQLVLPLTVQDLDFVANFLDMFAMNTLDTHDNALLTLLFIYHPYDAQRVGQVDVFAGVKAMVGELEKRYAEVKIPWISVKTEVPSQVKLMDIVSKKHPVDTLFFLASVWTEINMEFLNRCRMNTISNWQVFFPVHFQEFNPTLVYRGEQTASSNTDFLRDGHFDRHSFAEACFYNSDYMTARTKLAADILDRDEVLESMEVFDVFLHYSGLHLFRAVEPGLVQKYTLRSCNPRLSEELYHRCVLSNLEGLASRSHLAMALFEQEQANST, from the exons ATGTACTTCCTTTACAGAACTCGCTACATCCAGACAGAATTGGGATTCCATGAGAGActgtttgtggctgtgctgacCTCCAAGGCCACACTGAACACATTGGCAGTGGCAGTGAACAAGACAGTGGCCCACCACTTCCCACGCCTGCTGTACTTCACCGGGCTGCGCAGTGCCAAGGTGCCCCATGGCATGGTGCTGGTGGCCCACGGTGACGAGAGGCCCATTTGGCTCATGTATGAGACCATGAACTATATCCATCAACATTTTGGTTCTGACTATGACTGGTTCTACATCATGCAGGATGACACCTATGCCCAAGCTGAACAGGTCAAGGCTCTGGTGACACACCTGAGTATTAACCAAGATGTGTACCTGGGGCGAGCGGAGGAATTCATCGGGGGAGATGAGCAGGCCCGTTACTGTCATGGGGGCTTTGGCTACCTGCTGTCCCGTAGCCTCTTGCTTAAGCTCCACCCACACCTGGACAGCTGTCGCAATGAGATCCTCAGTGTGCGCCCAGATGAGTGGCTGGGTCGTTGCATCATTGATTTCCTTGGTGTCACTTGtgtttcccagctccag GGCCAGCATTATCACACTTATGAACTGGCCAAGAATACTGAaccagagaaggaggaagaagaggagttCCAAGCAGCTCTTGCAGTGCACCCTGTTTCTGACATGACCCTGATGTACCGGCTACACAAGCAGTTCAGCAGGATCCAGTTGGACAGAGTCTATCAGGAGATTGAGGACCTCCAG ATGCAGATCAGGAACCTGACAGCACTGACCCCTGCAGGTGAGGCAGGTGTGACCTGGCCTGTGGGCATTAATGCCCCATTCCTTCCAAAGTCCCGTTTTGAGGTGATCAGCTGGGACTACTTCACGGAACAGCACCTCTTCTCCTGTCCTGACGGCTCCCCAAAGTGTGAGCTCTCTGGGGCCAGTAAGGCAGACATCAGTGAAATCATCGAGTCTGCGGTGGAGCAGCTGAACCGTCTGTATCAGCCCCTGCTCCGCTTCAGCAAGCGGCAGCTGCTGAACGGCTACCGGCGCTTCGACCCCACGCGGGGCATGGAATACACCCTGGACCTGCTCCTGGAGGCTGCCACCCAGAAGGGTCACAGTCATGTTCTGGCCAAGCGAGTGAGCTTGTTACGACCCTTAAGTAAGGTGGAAATTATTCCCATGCCATATGTGACAGAGGCCACACGCGTGCAATTGGTGCTTCCCTTGACAGTGCAGGACCTAGATTTTGTAGCCAACTTCCTGGATATGTTTGCTATGAACACACTGGACACACACGATAATGCCTTGCTGACTTTGCTTTTTATCTACCATCCCTATGATGCCCAGAGAGTTGGTCAGGTGGATGTTTTTGCTGGAGTCAAAGCCATGGTAGGAGAGCTAGAGAAACGCTACGCAGAAGTTAAAATCCCGTGGATTAGTGTTAAAACAGAGGTGCCATCGCAAGTGAAGCTCATGGACATAGTCTCAAAGAAGCACCCTGTGGACACGCTGTTTTTCTTAGCCAGCGTCTGGACAGAAATCAACATGGAGTTTCTGAACCGCTGCCGCATGAATACCATCAGCAACTGGCAGGTCTTTTTCCCTGTGCATTTCCAGGAGTTCAACCCCACGCTGGTGTACCGTGGTGAGCAGACAGCATCCTCCAACACTGACTTCCTGAGAGATGGGCATTTTGACAGACATTCCTTTGCTGAGGCCTGCTTTTATAATTCTGACTATATGACAGCACGTACTAAGCTCGCAGCCGATATCCTGGACCGAGATGAGGTGCTGGAGAGCATGGAGGTATTTGATGTGTTCCTCCACTACTCTGGCCTGCACCTGTTCAGGGCTGtggagccagggctggtgcAGAAATACACACTGAGAAGCTGCAATCCCCGGCTCAGTGAGGAGCTGTACCACCGCTGTGTGCTCAGTAACTTGGAAGGACTTGCATCCCGCTCACATTTAGCCATGGCCCTCTTTGAGCAGGAACAGGCCAACAGCACTTGA
- the CHPF2 gene encoding chondroitin sulfate glucuronyltransferase isoform X1, whose product MRLGAVLSALRPALPLLLGLSLGCSLSLLRASWSHGAAEERCLAPGPPAPPARGAAPEAAEGRPPPGHEDFRPRIVPYYRDPNKPYKKVLRTRYIQTELGFHERLFVAVLTSKATLNTLAVAVNKTVAHHFPRLLYFTGLRSAKVPHGMVLVAHGDERPIWLMYETMNYIHQHFGSDYDWFYIMQDDTYAQAEQVKALVTHLSINQDVYLGRAEEFIGGDEQARYCHGGFGYLLSRSLLLKLHPHLDSCRNEILSVRPDEWLGRCIIDFLGVTCVSQLQGQHYHTYELAKNTEPEKEEEEEFQAALAVHPVSDMTLMYRLHKQFSRIQLDRVYQEIEDLQMQIRNLTALTPAGEAGVTWPVGINAPFLPKSRFEVISWDYFTEQHLFSCPDGSPKCELSGASKADISEIIESAVEQLNRLYQPLLRFSKRQLLNGYRRFDPTRGMEYTLDLLLEAATQKGHSHVLAKRVSLLRPLSKVEIIPMPYVTEATRVQLVLPLTVQDLDFVANFLDMFAMNTLDTHDNALLTLLFIYHPYDAQRVGQVDVFAGVKAMVGELEKRYAEVKIPWISVKTEVPSQVKLMDIVSKKHPVDTLFFLASVWTEINMEFLNRCRMNTISNWQVFFPVHFQEFNPTLVYRGEQTASSNTDFLRDGHFDRHSFAEACFYNSDYMTARTKLAADILDRDEVLESMEVFDVFLHYSGLHLFRAVEPGLVQKYTLRSCNPRLSEELYHRCVLSNLEGLASRSHLAMALFEQEQANST is encoded by the exons ATGCGCCTGGGTGCGGTCCTGAGCGCGCTGCGGCCCGCGCTGCCTCTCTTGCtcgggctgtccctgggctgcagcctgagcctccTGCGCGCCTCCTGGAGCCACGGCGCGGCTGAGGAGCGCTGTCTGGCGCCGGGCCCGCCCGCGCCGCCCGCCCGTGGGGCTGCGCCCGAGGCAGCGGAGGGGAGGCCGCCCCCGGGCCACGAGGACTTCAGGCCCCGGATTGTGCCGTATTACAGAGACCCCAACAAGCCTTACAAAAAAGTGCTCAG AACTCGCTACATCCAGACAGAATTGGGATTCCATGAGAGActgtttgtggctgtgctgacCTCCAAGGCCACACTGAACACATTGGCAGTGGCAGTGAACAAGACAGTGGCCCACCACTTCCCACGCCTGCTGTACTTCACCGGGCTGCGCAGTGCCAAGGTGCCCCATGGCATGGTGCTGGTGGCCCACGGTGACGAGAGGCCCATTTGGCTCATGTATGAGACCATGAACTATATCCATCAACATTTTGGTTCTGACTATGACTGGTTCTACATCATGCAGGATGACACCTATGCCCAAGCTGAACAGGTCAAGGCTCTGGTGACACACCTGAGTATTAACCAAGATGTGTACCTGGGGCGAGCGGAGGAATTCATCGGGGGAGATGAGCAGGCCCGTTACTGTCATGGGGGCTTTGGCTACCTGCTGTCCCGTAGCCTCTTGCTTAAGCTCCACCCACACCTGGACAGCTGTCGCAATGAGATCCTCAGTGTGCGCCCAGATGAGTGGCTGGGTCGTTGCATCATTGATTTCCTTGGTGTCACTTGtgtttcccagctccag GGCCAGCATTATCACACTTATGAACTGGCCAAGAATACTGAaccagagaaggaggaagaagaggagttCCAAGCAGCTCTTGCAGTGCACCCTGTTTCTGACATGACCCTGATGTACCGGCTACACAAGCAGTTCAGCAGGATCCAGTTGGACAGAGTCTATCAGGAGATTGAGGACCTCCAG ATGCAGATCAGGAACCTGACAGCACTGACCCCTGCAGGTGAGGCAGGTGTGACCTGGCCTGTGGGCATTAATGCCCCATTCCTTCCAAAGTCCCGTTTTGAGGTGATCAGCTGGGACTACTTCACGGAACAGCACCTCTTCTCCTGTCCTGACGGCTCCCCAAAGTGTGAGCTCTCTGGGGCCAGTAAGGCAGACATCAGTGAAATCATCGAGTCTGCGGTGGAGCAGCTGAACCGTCTGTATCAGCCCCTGCTCCGCTTCAGCAAGCGGCAGCTGCTGAACGGCTACCGGCGCTTCGACCCCACGCGGGGCATGGAATACACCCTGGACCTGCTCCTGGAGGCTGCCACCCAGAAGGGTCACAGTCATGTTCTGGCCAAGCGAGTGAGCTTGTTACGACCCTTAAGTAAGGTGGAAATTATTCCCATGCCATATGTGACAGAGGCCACACGCGTGCAATTGGTGCTTCCCTTGACAGTGCAGGACCTAGATTTTGTAGCCAACTTCCTGGATATGTTTGCTATGAACACACTGGACACACACGATAATGCCTTGCTGACTTTGCTTTTTATCTACCATCCCTATGATGCCCAGAGAGTTGGTCAGGTGGATGTTTTTGCTGGAGTCAAAGCCATGGTAGGAGAGCTAGAGAAACGCTACGCAGAAGTTAAAATCCCGTGGATTAGTGTTAAAACAGAGGTGCCATCGCAAGTGAAGCTCATGGACATAGTCTCAAAGAAGCACCCTGTGGACACGCTGTTTTTCTTAGCCAGCGTCTGGACAGAAATCAACATGGAGTTTCTGAACCGCTGCCGCATGAATACCATCAGCAACTGGCAGGTCTTTTTCCCTGTGCATTTCCAGGAGTTCAACCCCACGCTGGTGTACCGTGGTGAGCAGACAGCATCCTCCAACACTGACTTCCTGAGAGATGGGCATTTTGACAGACATTCCTTTGCTGAGGCCTGCTTTTATAATTCTGACTATATGACAGCACGTACTAAGCTCGCAGCCGATATCCTGGACCGAGATGAGGTGCTGGAGAGCATGGAGGTATTTGATGTGTTCCTCCACTACTCTGGCCTGCACCTGTTCAGGGCTGtggagccagggctggtgcAGAAATACACACTGAGAAGCTGCAATCCCCGGCTCAGTGAGGAGCTGTACCACCGCTGTGTGCTCAGTAACTTGGAAGGACTTGCATCCCGCTCACATTTAGCCATGGCCCTCTTTGAGCAGGAACAGGCCAACAGCACTTGA